A genomic window from Hypomesus transpacificus isolate Combined female chromosome 15, fHypTra1, whole genome shotgun sequence includes:
- the tbrg1 gene encoding transforming growth factor beta regulator 1 isoform X5: MDTSEEVLHGSPMIHGKEQTRTRIEKSGPSSSSNQTTDTPLSPMDPLNTLSNFESEMEPDGQGNYSLFPALDSMASLSGTSETLETDAPTDVADKPNLTWLDAAQIVLEEAGRPMHIKEIKQRIIDRGLVQSNAKSSLEAVMYRESPTMLQTQKGSRRFKRIENRNGVFALLTDDERQQALQAFSTQSFLGSPPQTAFSSSGSAASLPPFPSPTGSSEPRPRAKKSPRKNQNEKYRQKYLRLRKAARAMIFENAALCDEVAHLEEKFVRAKEERRFLLKTLLQYQSLSDGDIQTAPSTSSHTLASFSGGPPGGSVLPGGHPSTSGGDDGLPKKPKKERKERGRENGKEEVSKKMGKKRKLGDGGSRKLVQPISLDSSGRPVFPIVLGGLTVYSLGEIIPDRMLFHDQCAIYPVGFCSTRVFASMKNPDQQCLFTCQIKDGGAGPQFEIVPEDDPQNAIVASSALTCHSNLLKAIGVMSRSKSVNPIMPSGADFFGFSHPTIQNLIQSCPGARKCVNYQWIRFEVCRPGDGQVPHSLSEDDASVNFEAYQRHQTIDESVKTDHSMVQLQNVPVPLVSIS, encoded by the exons ATGGACACAAGCGAAGAAGTGCTTCACGGTTCCCCGATGATTCACGGAAAAGAACAAACCCGAACACGAATTGAAAAGAGTGGG CCGTCGTCCAGCAGTAACCAGACCACggacacccctctctcccctatgGACCCTCTGAACACACTCTCAAACTTTGAATCAGAGATGGAGCCGGATGGACAGGGAAACTACTCACTCTTCCCTGCCTTGGACAGCATGGCTAGTCTGTCAGGAACTTCAGAAACTCTGGAAAC TGATGCACCCACCGATGTTGCAGACAAACCCAACCTCACGTGGTTGGATGCAGCACAG ATTGTCTTGGAGGAAGCTGGGCGTCCCATGCACATTAAAGAGATAAAACAGAGGATCATCGATCGGGGATTAGTTCAATCCAA TGCCAAATCAAGCCTTGAAGCTGTTATGTATCGAGAG AGTCCCACTATGttacagacacagaaagggaGCAGGAGATTCAAGAGGATTGAGAACAGAAATGGAGTCTTTGCACTGCTG ACGGATGACGAGAGGCAACAGGCTTTACAGGCCTTCAGCACCCAGTCTTTTCTGGGCTCTCCTCCCCAGACGGCCTTTTCCAGCTCAGGTTCTGCAGCCTCCTTGCCCCCTTTCCCTTCACCTACAGGCTCTTCTGAGCCCAGGCCCAGAGCCAAGAAAAGCCCACGGAAGAACCAGAACGAGAAGTATCGACAAAAGTACCTCAGACTTCGTAAAGCTGCACGGGCCATGATATTT GAGAATGCAGCACTCTGCGACGAAGTCGCCCACCTGGAGGAGAAGTTTGTTCGGGCAAAAGAGGAACGCAG GTTCTTACTGAAAACCTTGTTGCAGTACCAGTCTCTGTCTGATGGGGATATCCAGACTGCCCCCAGTACCAGCTCTCACACCCTGGCTAGTTTCAGTGGTGGGCCCCCTGGGGGCTCTGTCCTGCCTGGAGGGCACCCCAGCACGTCAGGGGGAGACGATGGTCTCCCAAAAAAGCccaagaaggagagaaaagaacgagggagggagaacgGAAAAGAGGAAG TTTCTAAAAAGATGGGTAAGAAGCGTAAGCTTGGCGACGGGGGTTCCCGTAAGCTAGTCCAGCCCATTTCTCTGGACTCATCTGGGCGGCCCGTCTTCCCTATCGTGCTGGGGGGTCTGACCGTGTACAGCCTGGGGGAG ATCATTCCGGATAGGATGTTGTTCCATGACCAGTGTGCCATCTACCCGGTGGGCTTTTGCAGTACCCGTGTGTTTGCCAGTATGAAGAACCCCGATCAGCAGTGCCTCTTCACCTGTCAAATCAAAGATGGGGGTGCAGGACCACAG TTTGAGATTGTGCCTGAAGATGACCCTCAAAATGCCATAGTTGCCTCTTCTGCCCTGACCTGCCACTCaaaccttctgaaggccattgGAGTGATGAG TAGGTCAAAGTCTGTCAACCCCATTATGCCGTCAGGGGCAGATTTTTTCGGCTTTTCCCATCCCACAATCCAGAATCTGATCCAGAGCTGTCCTGGAGCACGCAAGTGCGTCAA TTACCAATGGATACGCTTCGAGGTGTGTCGCCCCGGTGACGGGCAGGTTCCACACAGCCTATCAGAAGATGATGCCTCAGTCAATTTTGAGGCGTACCAGAGGCACCAGACCATCGATGAAAGTGTGAAGACAGACCACAGCATG GTTCAACTCCAAAATGTCCCAGTTCCTCTCGTCAGCATCTCCTGA
- the tbrg1 gene encoding transforming growth factor beta regulator 1 isoform X2, with protein sequence MDTSEEVLHGSPMIHGKEQTRTRIEKSGPSSSSNQTTDTPLSPMDPLNTLSNFESEMEPDGQGNYSLFPALDSMASLSGTSETLETDAPTDVADKPNLTWLDAAQIVLEEAGRPMHIKEIKQRIIDRGLVQSNAKSSLEAVMYRESPTMLQTQKGSRRFKRIENRNGVFALLTDDERQQALQAFSTQSFLGSPPQTAFSSSGSAASLPPFPSPTGSSEPRPRAKKSPRKNQNEKYRQKYLRLRKAARAMIFENAALCDEVAHLEEKFVRAKEERRFLLKTLLQYQSLSDGDIQTAPSTSSHTLASFSGGPPGGSVLPGGHPSTSGGDDGLPKKPKKERKERGRENGKEEVSKKMGKKRKLGDGGSRKLVQPISLDSSGRPVFPIVLGGLTVYSLGEIIPDRMLFHDQCAIYPVGFCSTRVFASMKNPDQQCLFTCQIKDGGAGPQFEIVPEDDPQNAIVASSALTCHSNLLKAIGVMRSKSVNPIMPSGADFFGFSHPTIQNLIQSCPGARKCVNYQWIRFEVCRPGDGQVPHSLSEDDASVNFEAYQRHQTIDESVKTDHSMAGSTPKCPSSSRQHLLSSPSTSYFSS encoded by the exons ATGGACACAAGCGAAGAAGTGCTTCACGGTTCCCCGATGATTCACGGAAAAGAACAAACCCGAACACGAATTGAAAAGAGTGGG CCGTCGTCCAGCAGTAACCAGACCACggacacccctctctcccctatgGACCCTCTGAACACACTCTCAAACTTTGAATCAGAGATGGAGCCGGATGGACAGGGAAACTACTCACTCTTCCCTGCCTTGGACAGCATGGCTAGTCTGTCAGGAACTTCAGAAACTCTGGAAAC TGATGCACCCACCGATGTTGCAGACAAACCCAACCTCACGTGGTTGGATGCAGCACAG ATTGTCTTGGAGGAAGCTGGGCGTCCCATGCACATTAAAGAGATAAAACAGAGGATCATCGATCGGGGATTAGTTCAATCCAA TGCCAAATCAAGCCTTGAAGCTGTTATGTATCGAGAG AGTCCCACTATGttacagacacagaaagggaGCAGGAGATTCAAGAGGATTGAGAACAGAAATGGAGTCTTTGCACTGCTG ACGGATGACGAGAGGCAACAGGCTTTACAGGCCTTCAGCACCCAGTCTTTTCTGGGCTCTCCTCCCCAGACGGCCTTTTCCAGCTCAGGTTCTGCAGCCTCCTTGCCCCCTTTCCCTTCACCTACAGGCTCTTCTGAGCCCAGGCCCAGAGCCAAGAAAAGCCCACGGAAGAACCAGAACGAGAAGTATCGACAAAAGTACCTCAGACTTCGTAAAGCTGCACGGGCCATGATATTT GAGAATGCAGCACTCTGCGACGAAGTCGCCCACCTGGAGGAGAAGTTTGTTCGGGCAAAAGAGGAACGCAG GTTCTTACTGAAAACCTTGTTGCAGTACCAGTCTCTGTCTGATGGGGATATCCAGACTGCCCCCAGTACCAGCTCTCACACCCTGGCTAGTTTCAGTGGTGGGCCCCCTGGGGGCTCTGTCCTGCCTGGAGGGCACCCCAGCACGTCAGGGGGAGACGATGGTCTCCCAAAAAAGCccaagaaggagagaaaagaacgagggagggagaacgGAAAAGAGGAAG TTTCTAAAAAGATGGGTAAGAAGCGTAAGCTTGGCGACGGGGGTTCCCGTAAGCTAGTCCAGCCCATTTCTCTGGACTCATCTGGGCGGCCCGTCTTCCCTATCGTGCTGGGGGGTCTGACCGTGTACAGCCTGGGGGAG ATCATTCCGGATAGGATGTTGTTCCATGACCAGTGTGCCATCTACCCGGTGGGCTTTTGCAGTACCCGTGTGTTTGCCAGTATGAAGAACCCCGATCAGCAGTGCCTCTTCACCTGTCAAATCAAAGATGGGGGTGCAGGACCACAG TTTGAGATTGTGCCTGAAGATGACCCTCAAAATGCCATAGTTGCCTCTTCTGCCCTGACCTGCCACTCaaaccttctgaaggccattgGAGTGATGAG GTCAAAGTCTGTCAACCCCATTATGCCGTCAGGGGCAGATTTTTTCGGCTTTTCCCATCCCACAATCCAGAATCTGATCCAGAGCTGTCCTGGAGCACGCAAGTGCGTCAA TTACCAATGGATACGCTTCGAGGTGTGTCGCCCCGGTGACGGGCAGGTTCCACACAGCCTATCAGAAGATGATGCCTCAGTCAATTTTGAGGCGTACCAGAGGCACCAGACCATCGATGAAAGTGTGAAGACAGACCACAGCATGGCAG GTTCAACTCCAAAATGTCCCAGTTCCTCTCGTCAGCATCTCCTGAGCTCACCTTCTACCTCTTACTTCAGTTCCTAA
- the tbrg1 gene encoding transforming growth factor beta regulator 1 isoform X4, with translation MDTSEEVLHGSPMIHGKEQTRTRIEKSGPSSSSNQTTDTPLSPMDPLNTLSNFESEMEPDGQGNYSLFPALDSMASLSGTSETLETDAPTDVADKPNLTWLDAAQIVLEEAGRPMHIKEIKQRIIDRGLVQSNAKSSLEAVMYRETQKGSRRFKRIENRNGVFALLTDDERQQALQAFSTQSFLGSPPQTAFSSSGSAASLPPFPSPTGSSEPRPRAKKSPRKNQNEKYRQKYLRLRKAARAMIFENAALCDEVAHLEEKFVRAKEERRFLLKTLLQYQSLSDGDIQTAPSTSSHTLASFSGGPPGGSVLPGGHPSTSGGDDGLPKKPKKERKERGRENGKEEVSKKMGKKRKLGDGGSRKLVQPISLDSSGRPVFPIVLGGLTVYSLGEIIPDRMLFHDQCAIYPVGFCSTRVFASMKNPDQQCLFTCQIKDGGAGPQFEIVPEDDPQNAIVASSALTCHSNLLKAIGVMRSKSVNPIMPSGADFFGFSHPTIQNLIQSCPGARKCVNYQWIRFEVCRPGDGQVPHSLSEDDASVNFEAYQRHQTIDESVKTDHSMAGSTPKCPSSSRQHLLSSPSTSYFSS, from the exons ATGGACACAAGCGAAGAAGTGCTTCACGGTTCCCCGATGATTCACGGAAAAGAACAAACCCGAACACGAATTGAAAAGAGTGGG CCGTCGTCCAGCAGTAACCAGACCACggacacccctctctcccctatgGACCCTCTGAACACACTCTCAAACTTTGAATCAGAGATGGAGCCGGATGGACAGGGAAACTACTCACTCTTCCCTGCCTTGGACAGCATGGCTAGTCTGTCAGGAACTTCAGAAACTCTGGAAAC TGATGCACCCACCGATGTTGCAGACAAACCCAACCTCACGTGGTTGGATGCAGCACAG ATTGTCTTGGAGGAAGCTGGGCGTCCCATGCACATTAAAGAGATAAAACAGAGGATCATCGATCGGGGATTAGTTCAATCCAA TGCCAAATCAAGCCTTGAAGCTGTTATGTATCGAGAG acacagaaagggaGCAGGAGATTCAAGAGGATTGAGAACAGAAATGGAGTCTTTGCACTGCTG ACGGATGACGAGAGGCAACAGGCTTTACAGGCCTTCAGCACCCAGTCTTTTCTGGGCTCTCCTCCCCAGACGGCCTTTTCCAGCTCAGGTTCTGCAGCCTCCTTGCCCCCTTTCCCTTCACCTACAGGCTCTTCTGAGCCCAGGCCCAGAGCCAAGAAAAGCCCACGGAAGAACCAGAACGAGAAGTATCGACAAAAGTACCTCAGACTTCGTAAAGCTGCACGGGCCATGATATTT GAGAATGCAGCACTCTGCGACGAAGTCGCCCACCTGGAGGAGAAGTTTGTTCGGGCAAAAGAGGAACGCAG GTTCTTACTGAAAACCTTGTTGCAGTACCAGTCTCTGTCTGATGGGGATATCCAGACTGCCCCCAGTACCAGCTCTCACACCCTGGCTAGTTTCAGTGGTGGGCCCCCTGGGGGCTCTGTCCTGCCTGGAGGGCACCCCAGCACGTCAGGGGGAGACGATGGTCTCCCAAAAAAGCccaagaaggagagaaaagaacgagggagggagaacgGAAAAGAGGAAG TTTCTAAAAAGATGGGTAAGAAGCGTAAGCTTGGCGACGGGGGTTCCCGTAAGCTAGTCCAGCCCATTTCTCTGGACTCATCTGGGCGGCCCGTCTTCCCTATCGTGCTGGGGGGTCTGACCGTGTACAGCCTGGGGGAG ATCATTCCGGATAGGATGTTGTTCCATGACCAGTGTGCCATCTACCCGGTGGGCTTTTGCAGTACCCGTGTGTTTGCCAGTATGAAGAACCCCGATCAGCAGTGCCTCTTCACCTGTCAAATCAAAGATGGGGGTGCAGGACCACAG TTTGAGATTGTGCCTGAAGATGACCCTCAAAATGCCATAGTTGCCTCTTCTGCCCTGACCTGCCACTCaaaccttctgaaggccattgGAGTGATGAG GTCAAAGTCTGTCAACCCCATTATGCCGTCAGGGGCAGATTTTTTCGGCTTTTCCCATCCCACAATCCAGAATCTGATCCAGAGCTGTCCTGGAGCACGCAAGTGCGTCAA TTACCAATGGATACGCTTCGAGGTGTGTCGCCCCGGTGACGGGCAGGTTCCACACAGCCTATCAGAAGATGATGCCTCAGTCAATTTTGAGGCGTACCAGAGGCACCAGACCATCGATGAAAGTGTGAAGACAGACCACAGCATGGCAG GTTCAACTCCAAAATGTCCCAGTTCCTCTCGTCAGCATCTCCTGAGCTCACCTTCTACCTCTTACTTCAGTTCCTAA
- the tbrg1 gene encoding transforming growth factor beta regulator 1 isoform X1 — translation MDTSEEVLHGSPMIHGKEQTRTRIEKSGPSSSSNQTTDTPLSPMDPLNTLSNFESEMEPDGQGNYSLFPALDSMASLSGTSETLETDAPTDVADKPNLTWLDAAQIVLEEAGRPMHIKEIKQRIIDRGLVQSNAKSSLEAVMYRESPTMLQTQKGSRRFKRIENRNGVFALLTDDERQQALQAFSTQSFLGSPPQTAFSSSGSAASLPPFPSPTGSSEPRPRAKKSPRKNQNEKYRQKYLRLRKAARAMIFENAALCDEVAHLEEKFVRAKEERRFLLKTLLQYQSLSDGDIQTAPSTSSHTLASFSGGPPGGSVLPGGHPSTSGGDDGLPKKPKKERKERGRENGKEEVSKKMGKKRKLGDGGSRKLVQPISLDSSGRPVFPIVLGGLTVYSLGEIIPDRMLFHDQCAIYPVGFCSTRVFASMKNPDQQCLFTCQIKDGGAGPQFEIVPEDDPQNAIVASSALTCHSNLLKAIGVMSRSKSVNPIMPSGADFFGFSHPTIQNLIQSCPGARKCVNYQWIRFEVCRPGDGQVPHSLSEDDASVNFEAYQRHQTIDESVKTDHSMAGSTPKCPSSSRQHLLSSPSTSYFSS, via the exons ATGGACACAAGCGAAGAAGTGCTTCACGGTTCCCCGATGATTCACGGAAAAGAACAAACCCGAACACGAATTGAAAAGAGTGGG CCGTCGTCCAGCAGTAACCAGACCACggacacccctctctcccctatgGACCCTCTGAACACACTCTCAAACTTTGAATCAGAGATGGAGCCGGATGGACAGGGAAACTACTCACTCTTCCCTGCCTTGGACAGCATGGCTAGTCTGTCAGGAACTTCAGAAACTCTGGAAAC TGATGCACCCACCGATGTTGCAGACAAACCCAACCTCACGTGGTTGGATGCAGCACAG ATTGTCTTGGAGGAAGCTGGGCGTCCCATGCACATTAAAGAGATAAAACAGAGGATCATCGATCGGGGATTAGTTCAATCCAA TGCCAAATCAAGCCTTGAAGCTGTTATGTATCGAGAG AGTCCCACTATGttacagacacagaaagggaGCAGGAGATTCAAGAGGATTGAGAACAGAAATGGAGTCTTTGCACTGCTG ACGGATGACGAGAGGCAACAGGCTTTACAGGCCTTCAGCACCCAGTCTTTTCTGGGCTCTCCTCCCCAGACGGCCTTTTCCAGCTCAGGTTCTGCAGCCTCCTTGCCCCCTTTCCCTTCACCTACAGGCTCTTCTGAGCCCAGGCCCAGAGCCAAGAAAAGCCCACGGAAGAACCAGAACGAGAAGTATCGACAAAAGTACCTCAGACTTCGTAAAGCTGCACGGGCCATGATATTT GAGAATGCAGCACTCTGCGACGAAGTCGCCCACCTGGAGGAGAAGTTTGTTCGGGCAAAAGAGGAACGCAG GTTCTTACTGAAAACCTTGTTGCAGTACCAGTCTCTGTCTGATGGGGATATCCAGACTGCCCCCAGTACCAGCTCTCACACCCTGGCTAGTTTCAGTGGTGGGCCCCCTGGGGGCTCTGTCCTGCCTGGAGGGCACCCCAGCACGTCAGGGGGAGACGATGGTCTCCCAAAAAAGCccaagaaggagagaaaagaacgagggagggagaacgGAAAAGAGGAAG TTTCTAAAAAGATGGGTAAGAAGCGTAAGCTTGGCGACGGGGGTTCCCGTAAGCTAGTCCAGCCCATTTCTCTGGACTCATCTGGGCGGCCCGTCTTCCCTATCGTGCTGGGGGGTCTGACCGTGTACAGCCTGGGGGAG ATCATTCCGGATAGGATGTTGTTCCATGACCAGTGTGCCATCTACCCGGTGGGCTTTTGCAGTACCCGTGTGTTTGCCAGTATGAAGAACCCCGATCAGCAGTGCCTCTTCACCTGTCAAATCAAAGATGGGGGTGCAGGACCACAG TTTGAGATTGTGCCTGAAGATGACCCTCAAAATGCCATAGTTGCCTCTTCTGCCCTGACCTGCCACTCaaaccttctgaaggccattgGAGTGATGAG TAGGTCAAAGTCTGTCAACCCCATTATGCCGTCAGGGGCAGATTTTTTCGGCTTTTCCCATCCCACAATCCAGAATCTGATCCAGAGCTGTCCTGGAGCACGCAAGTGCGTCAA TTACCAATGGATACGCTTCGAGGTGTGTCGCCCCGGTGACGGGCAGGTTCCACACAGCCTATCAGAAGATGATGCCTCAGTCAATTTTGAGGCGTACCAGAGGCACCAGACCATCGATGAAAGTGTGAAGACAGACCACAGCATGGCAG GTTCAACTCCAAAATGTCCCAGTTCCTCTCGTCAGCATCTCCTGAGCTCACCTTCTACCTCTTACTTCAGTTCCTAA
- the tbrg1 gene encoding transforming growth factor beta regulator 1 isoform X3 — MDTSEEVLHGSPMIHGKEQTRTRIEKSGPSSSSNQTTDTPLSPMDPLNTLSNFESEMEPDGQGNYSLFPALDSMASLSGTSETLETDAPTDVADKPNLTWLDAAQIVLEEAGRPMHIKEIKQRIIDRGLVQSNAKSSLEAVMYRETQKGSRRFKRIENRNGVFALLTDDERQQALQAFSTQSFLGSPPQTAFSSSGSAASLPPFPSPTGSSEPRPRAKKSPRKNQNEKYRQKYLRLRKAARAMIFENAALCDEVAHLEEKFVRAKEERRFLLKTLLQYQSLSDGDIQTAPSTSSHTLASFSGGPPGGSVLPGGHPSTSGGDDGLPKKPKKERKERGRENGKEEVSKKMGKKRKLGDGGSRKLVQPISLDSSGRPVFPIVLGGLTVYSLGEIIPDRMLFHDQCAIYPVGFCSTRVFASMKNPDQQCLFTCQIKDGGAGPQFEIVPEDDPQNAIVASSALTCHSNLLKAIGVMSRSKSVNPIMPSGADFFGFSHPTIQNLIQSCPGARKCVNYQWIRFEVCRPGDGQVPHSLSEDDASVNFEAYQRHQTIDESVKTDHSMAGSTPKCPSSSRQHLLSSPSTSYFSS, encoded by the exons ATGGACACAAGCGAAGAAGTGCTTCACGGTTCCCCGATGATTCACGGAAAAGAACAAACCCGAACACGAATTGAAAAGAGTGGG CCGTCGTCCAGCAGTAACCAGACCACggacacccctctctcccctatgGACCCTCTGAACACACTCTCAAACTTTGAATCAGAGATGGAGCCGGATGGACAGGGAAACTACTCACTCTTCCCTGCCTTGGACAGCATGGCTAGTCTGTCAGGAACTTCAGAAACTCTGGAAAC TGATGCACCCACCGATGTTGCAGACAAACCCAACCTCACGTGGTTGGATGCAGCACAG ATTGTCTTGGAGGAAGCTGGGCGTCCCATGCACATTAAAGAGATAAAACAGAGGATCATCGATCGGGGATTAGTTCAATCCAA TGCCAAATCAAGCCTTGAAGCTGTTATGTATCGAGAG acacagaaagggaGCAGGAGATTCAAGAGGATTGAGAACAGAAATGGAGTCTTTGCACTGCTG ACGGATGACGAGAGGCAACAGGCTTTACAGGCCTTCAGCACCCAGTCTTTTCTGGGCTCTCCTCCCCAGACGGCCTTTTCCAGCTCAGGTTCTGCAGCCTCCTTGCCCCCTTTCCCTTCACCTACAGGCTCTTCTGAGCCCAGGCCCAGAGCCAAGAAAAGCCCACGGAAGAACCAGAACGAGAAGTATCGACAAAAGTACCTCAGACTTCGTAAAGCTGCACGGGCCATGATATTT GAGAATGCAGCACTCTGCGACGAAGTCGCCCACCTGGAGGAGAAGTTTGTTCGGGCAAAAGAGGAACGCAG GTTCTTACTGAAAACCTTGTTGCAGTACCAGTCTCTGTCTGATGGGGATATCCAGACTGCCCCCAGTACCAGCTCTCACACCCTGGCTAGTTTCAGTGGTGGGCCCCCTGGGGGCTCTGTCCTGCCTGGAGGGCACCCCAGCACGTCAGGGGGAGACGATGGTCTCCCAAAAAAGCccaagaaggagagaaaagaacgagggagggagaacgGAAAAGAGGAAG TTTCTAAAAAGATGGGTAAGAAGCGTAAGCTTGGCGACGGGGGTTCCCGTAAGCTAGTCCAGCCCATTTCTCTGGACTCATCTGGGCGGCCCGTCTTCCCTATCGTGCTGGGGGGTCTGACCGTGTACAGCCTGGGGGAG ATCATTCCGGATAGGATGTTGTTCCATGACCAGTGTGCCATCTACCCGGTGGGCTTTTGCAGTACCCGTGTGTTTGCCAGTATGAAGAACCCCGATCAGCAGTGCCTCTTCACCTGTCAAATCAAAGATGGGGGTGCAGGACCACAG TTTGAGATTGTGCCTGAAGATGACCCTCAAAATGCCATAGTTGCCTCTTCTGCCCTGACCTGCCACTCaaaccttctgaaggccattgGAGTGATGAG TAGGTCAAAGTCTGTCAACCCCATTATGCCGTCAGGGGCAGATTTTTTCGGCTTTTCCCATCCCACAATCCAGAATCTGATCCAGAGCTGTCCTGGAGCACGCAAGTGCGTCAA TTACCAATGGATACGCTTCGAGGTGTGTCGCCCCGGTGACGGGCAGGTTCCACACAGCCTATCAGAAGATGATGCCTCAGTCAATTTTGAGGCGTACCAGAGGCACCAGACCATCGATGAAAGTGTGAAGACAGACCACAGCATGGCAG GTTCAACTCCAAAATGTCCCAGTTCCTCTCGTCAGCATCTCCTGAGCTCACCTTCTACCTCTTACTTCAGTTCCTAA
- the siae gene encoding sialate O-acetylesterase, protein MSLFIYVCFLSLWGTVYASDLFRFASYYGDHMVLQKSPESAVLWGYGPDAAMIFVSVTGPFTHKPPPTTVSNGIWKVSLDPVGAGGPYNVTVFLKNGYSITLTDVLFGDVWLCGGQSNMAFTTSQVFNASSELALASKYPQVRVFMAALEQSNTELTDLAGVTVPWSVPTPELLGGGNFTHFSAVCWLFGRYLYKTLRYPVGLVESCWGGTPVEAWSSPRALHQCGLDRASDGIPVSEDTVMLQSLWRSSVLWNAMIHPLLNMTLKGAIWYQGEANTQYHQEHYSCAFPTMIYDWRMSFHQSSGGQTAADFPFGFVQLSTYRKSSTHEGFPSIRWQQTADYGFAPNPRMKRTFMAVAMDLPDETSPWGSIHPRDKQDVSMRLTLGARAVAYGEREVSFQGPFPNQVLVQDTNVNVTYDQRVSVNSSKDIFEICCSVLKAPCWSFSNWVPAPIIQWDRTSVQLSTTNCQSTNNVAGLRYAWRDWPCDFKACPIYTADGVLPAPPFTLNRWPFQSMNSDVYPSSELWTIPPK, encoded by the exons ATGTCTCTGTTCatatatgtgtgttttctctctctttggggAACAGTGTACGCCTCAG ACTTGTTTCGCTTTGCCTCCTATTATGGAGATCATATGGTTCTACAGAAGAGCCCAGAAAGCGCTGTGTTATGGGGCTATGGGCCAGATGCAGCCATGATCTTTGTCTCTGTGACAGGACCATTCACACATAAACCCCCGCCAACCACGGTCTCTAACG GGATCTGGAAGGTGAGTCTAGACCCAGTGGGAGCTGGGGGCCCCTATAATGTGACTGTGTTTCTGAAGAACGGCTACAGCATTACCCTAACAGATGTACTGTTCGGTGACGTCTGGCTGTGTGGAGGCCAGAGCAACATGGCTTTCACGACTTCCCAG GTGTTTAATGCTTCCTCTGAGCTGGCACTGGCCTCTAAGTACCCCCAGGTGAGGGTTTTCATGGCTGCACTGGAGCAAAGCAACACCGAGCTGACGGACTTGGCTGGAGTCACTGTACCCTGGTCAGTTCCCACACCAG AACTGCTTGGCGGTGGGAACTTCACCCACTTCTCTGCAGTGTGCTGGTTGTTTGGCCGCTACTTGTACAAGACCCTGAGGTACCCTGTTGGCCTGGTGGAGTCCTGCTGGGGGGGTACACCTGTAGAGGCCTGGTCCTCACCGCGGGCTCTGCACCAGTGTGGCCTGGACCGGGCCAGTGATGG CATCCCCGTGTCAGAGGACACTGTTATGTTACAGtctttgtggaggagctctgTGTTGTGGAACGCCATGATCCACCCACTTCTCAACATGACCCTAAAAGGAGCCATCTGGTATCAAG GTGAGGCCAATACTCAGTATCACCAAGAACACTACTCCTGTGCCTTCCCCACCATGATCTATGACTGGAGGATGTCCTTTCACCAGAGCTCTGGGGGACAGACTGCCGCAGACTTCCCCTTTGGGTTTGTTCAG CTGTCAACGTACAGAAAGAGCTCCACACATGAAGGCTTCCCATCCATTCGCTGGCAACAGACTGCAGACTATGGCTTTGCTCCCAACCCCCGGATGAAGAGGACCTTTATGGCTGTGGCCATGGATCTGCCTGATGAAACATCCCCCTGGGGCAG TATACATCCCAGAGACAAGCAGGATGTTAGCATGCGACTGACCCTGGGAGCCAGAGCAGTGGcctatggggagagggaggtctcATTCCAGGGGCCCTTCCCTAACCAGGTCCTGGTCCAGGATACAAATGTCAACGTTACCTATGATCAGAGAGTCTCTGTTAATTCATCAAAAGACATATTTGAG ATTTGCTGCTCAGTGCTGAAGGCACCCTGTTGGTCTTTTTCCAACTGGGTTCCAGCTCCCATCATTCAGTGGGACAGGACGTCAGTGCAGTTGTCTACCACCAACTGCCAATCCACAAACAATGTGGCTGGCCTACGTTACGCCTGGAGGGACTGGCCCTGCGACTTCAAGGCCTGTCCCATTTACACTGCTGATGGGGTGTTACCCGCACCACCCTTCACTCTCAACCGCTGGCCATTCCAAAGCATGAACAGTGACGTCTACCCTTCTTCCGAGCTATGGACTATTCCACCCAAATAG